From Elusimicrobiaceae bacterium, one genomic window encodes:
- a CDS encoding MoxR family ATPase: MDITTLNKQVQTESLFLQDLKREVSKVIVGQENLVEKMLVALLADGHILIEGVPGLAKTLAVKTLASAIHAQFQRIQFTPDLLPADITGTLIFNPKDGLFYPKRGPIFSNFVLADEINRSPAKVQSALLESMQERQVTIGEQTHQLPSPFMVLATQNPVEQEGTYPLPEAQVDRFMLKVLIGYPTKEEEKLILERMASHQPITLNSAVTPEMILKARTVVDGIYVDEKIKNYIVDLVFATRDPKSYNLEDLVSFINYGASPRATIFLTQAAKAYAFLNGRGYVTPEDIKAIGADVLRHRILLTYEAEAENITSDQIIKRIFEAVDVP; this comes from the coding sequence ATGGATATTACGACACTTAACAAACAAGTGCAAACCGAAAGTTTGTTTCTACAAGATTTAAAAAGAGAAGTCAGCAAGGTAATCGTAGGACAAGAAAACTTAGTGGAAAAGATGTTGGTGGCTTTGTTAGCTGACGGACATATTTTGATTGAAGGTGTACCGGGCTTGGCTAAAACATTGGCGGTAAAAACTTTGGCCAGCGCGATTCATGCGCAATTTCAACGCATTCAATTTACCCCTGATTTGTTGCCTGCCGATATTACAGGCACATTGATTTTTAATCCGAAAGATGGCCTTTTCTATCCCAAAAGAGGTCCCATTTTTTCCAACTTTGTATTAGCCGACGAAATCAACCGTTCTCCGGCCAAAGTACAAAGTGCTTTGTTGGAATCCATGCAAGAACGCCAAGTGACCATTGGAGAACAAACCCACCAACTGCCTTCTCCTTTTATGGTGTTGGCCACGCAAAACCCGGTAGAGCAAGAAGGAACCTATCCCTTACCAGAAGCGCAAGTGGACCGCTTTATGCTCAAAGTATTAATCGGCTATCCCACCAAAGAAGAAGAAAAATTGATTTTAGAAAGAATGGCTTCCCATCAGCCCATCACTCTTAACAGTGCTGTGACACCGGAAATGATTTTAAAAGCACGCACGGTGGTAGATGGAATCTATGTAGATGAAAAAATTAAAAACTATATTGTAGATTTAGTTTTTGCCACGCGTGATCCCAAATCTTACAATTTAGAAGACTTGGTTTCTTTTATTAATTATGGGGCCAGCCCGCGCGCAACCATATTCTTAACGCAAGCTGCTAAGGCTTATGCGTTCTTAAACGGTCGTGGCTATGTGACACCAGAAGATATTAAAGCCATAGGAGCCGATGTTTTGCGCCACCGTATCCTACTCACTTATGAAGCCGAAGCGGAAAACATTACCTCTGATCAAATTATCAAACGTATTTTTGAAGCGGTAGATGTACCTTAA
- a CDS encoding tetratricopeptide repeat protein produces MKKYILAFLLPCLWVLSVGAVDLQQAEQYYREGRFAAALGAYENLLKNYPNDPYLYYNIGNCYFKMGSRGLAIANYFRAFRLAPRDADIRHNLTLTLDSAGEKFVPAGMPVSLHKAFFAFTTLELKGLSILTLLLCCALAGFWLFKRRAGILLGLSTTILLVLGGWYLWRSHIDGVSLAVVAAPTAELRSGPGNNFPASANVSQGHLLTVLDSKDHWDEVIVNSQAIKGWIEANDLEKI; encoded by the coding sequence ATGAAAAAATATATTTTAGCTTTCTTACTGCCTTGTTTGTGGGTACTATCTGTTGGAGCGGTGGATTTACAACAAGCGGAACAATATTACAGAGAGGGCCGTTTTGCCGCAGCATTGGGCGCATATGAAAATTTACTTAAAAACTACCCAAACGACCCTTATCTTTACTACAATATAGGAAACTGCTATTTCAAAATGGGAAGTCGTGGCCTTGCTATTGCAAATTATTTTCGTGCTTTTCGCCTAGCACCCCGAGATGCAGACATTCGGCATAACTTAACTTTGACTTTGGATTCTGCCGGAGAAAAATTTGTACCTGCAGGAATGCCTGTCAGTTTGCATAAGGCGTTCTTTGCATTCACGACGTTAGAGCTAAAAGGCTTAAGTATTTTAACTTTACTTCTATGTTGTGCTTTGGCTGGATTTTGGCTATTTAAACGTCGGGCAGGAATTTTACTTGGTTTGTCTACAACCATACTTTTGGTATTGGGTGGCTGGTATTTGTGGCGCAGTCATATAGATGGGGTTTCTTTGGCGGTAGTAGCCGCACCCACTGCCGAACTCAGAAGCGGACCGGGCAACAATTTCCCCGCCAGTGCCAATGTATCGCAAGGGCATTTATTGACAGTGCTAGATAGCAAAGATCATTGGGACGAAGTAATTGTGAATTCCCAAGCTATTAAAGGCTGGATAGAAGCCAACGATTTAGAAAAAATATAA
- the pyrR gene encoding bifunctional pyr operon transcriptional regulator/uracil phosphoribosyltransferase PyrR, translating to MKKIIGSENDVKAMLDRLACEIVERYPNLDDYCLVGIKTRGAHLAKRLQERIEKLTGKTPNLGELDITFYRDDLTLVAKDPQLKSTSLGTDIEGKTVILADDVLYSGRTVLCALEALAQFGRAEKVELLVMVDRGHHKLPIYSEFTGRHVHTQADDIIHVHLKEKDGDDCIVHNIGGQQEGK from the coding sequence ATGAAGAAAATAATTGGCAGTGAAAACGATGTGAAAGCAATGTTAGACCGGTTAGCCTGTGAAATAGTGGAAAGATATCCTAATTTAGATGATTATTGTTTGGTAGGTATTAAGACGCGCGGTGCTCACTTGGCCAAACGTTTGCAAGAGCGGATTGAAAAATTAACGGGAAAAACTCCTAATTTGGGAGAATTGGATATTACTTTTTACCGTGATGATTTAACCTTAGTGGCGAAAGATCCTCAATTAAAAAGTACCTCTTTAGGGACCGATATTGAGGGAAAAACCGTTATCTTGGCTGACGATGTGCTCTATTCCGGTCGTACGGTTTTGTGTGCATTGGAAGCATTGGCACAATTCGGCCGAGCCGAAAAAGTGGAACTTTTGGTGATGGTGGATCGCGGTCATCACAAGCTGCCTATTTATTCCGAATTTACCGGTCGTCACGTGCATACGCAGGCCGATGATATTATCCACGTGCATTTAAAAGAAAAAGACGGCGATGACTGCATTGTGCATAATATTGGCGGTCAGCAAGAAGGGAAATAA
- a CDS encoding RpiB/LacA/LacB family sugar-phosphate isomerase, with the protein MKVAVACDHAGFPLKETVVNKIKELGHEVINCGTDDTQRVDFPDHAAKAGHLLQSHAADRAVLICGSGIGMCIAANKIHGVYACVCHDSYSARQGVEHDAMNALCLGAMVIGPNLAEVLVEEFLKAEYFNTGNYKKRVNKILDLEEKF; encoded by the coding sequence ATGAAAGTAGCCGTTGCCTGTGATCATGCCGGTTTTCCGTTAAAAGAAACCGTTGTAAATAAAATCAAAGAGTTGGGACATGAGGTTATTAATTGCGGTACCGACGATACCCAACGGGTGGACTTTCCTGATCATGCCGCCAAAGCCGGCCATTTACTGCAAAGCCATGCGGCGGACCGGGCTGTATTAATCTGCGGCAGCGGGATCGGAATGTGTATCGCTGCCAACAAAATACATGGTGTGTATGCCTGTGTCTGTCATGATAGTTATTCTGCCAGACAAGGGGTGGAACACGACGCCATGAATGCTCTTTGCTTGGGGGCGATGGTAATTGGACCCAATTTGGCCGAAGTATTGGTGGAAGAATTTTTGAAAGCAGAATATTTCAATACCGGCAACTATAAAAAGCGTGTGAATAAAATTCTTGACTTAGAAGAAAAATTTTAA
- a CDS encoding DUF58 domain-containing protein translates to MDTADILKKVRQIEIQTGKLVEETFAGEYLSAFKGQGIEFSEVREYTPGDDIRSIDWNVTARSGTPYVKKFNEERELTLMIACDVSASLRFGSWDKFKQDTAAELAALFAFSALKNSDKVGLLLFSDKIELFVPPKKGKKHILRLIRELVAFEPSGTGTDLALALSTLSKLIKRQGILILISDFLAQANSFTKQLRLASKKFDLIPIILQDRLEHALPRLPICLDLQDPETGKETFLSLADRNLNALLQHHKQTQQNELAALFNPLKIEAISVYTDQPTADPVIRFFKQRAKKVRL, encoded by the coding sequence ATGGATACCGCCGACATTTTAAAAAAAGTACGGCAAATTGAAATACAAACCGGCAAATTGGTGGAAGAAACCTTTGCCGGAGAGTATTTGAGCGCGTTTAAAGGGCAGGGGATTGAATTTTCCGAAGTGCGTGAATATACACCCGGAGACGATATCCGCTCCATAGATTGGAACGTGACCGCGCGCAGCGGCACGCCTTACGTCAAAAAATTTAATGAAGAACGTGAGCTGACTCTCATGATTGCCTGTGATGTATCGGCGTCTTTGCGGTTTGGTTCTTGGGATAAATTTAAACAAGATACTGCAGCAGAGCTGGCGGCTTTATTTGCTTTTTCTGCTTTAAAAAATAGTGATAAAGTGGGTCTTTTGCTTTTTTCGGATAAAATAGAACTCTTTGTTCCCCCTAAAAAAGGCAAGAAACATATTTTACGTTTGATTAGAGAGTTAGTGGCTTTTGAACCCAGCGGAACGGGAACAGATTTGGCTTTGGCCCTAAGCACACTGAGCAAACTAATTAAAAGACAAGGTATATTGATTTTAATCTCAGATTTTTTGGCACAAGCCAATTCTTTTACCAAACAATTACGTTTGGCCTCCAAAAAATTTGATTTAATTCCCATTATTTTGCAAGATCGCTTGGAGCATGCATTGCCTCGTCTTCCTATTTGTTTAGATTTGCAAGATCCCGAAACGGGAAAAGAAACTTTTCTTTCTCTGGCGGACCGAAATTTAAATGCTTTGTTGCAACATCACAAACAAACCCAACAAAATGAGTTGGCGGCTTTGTTTAATCCGTTAAAAATCGAGGCCATTTCCGTTTATACGGACCAACCGACAGCCGACCCTGTTATTCGATTTTTTAAACAAAGAGCCAAGAAGGTGCGCTTATGA
- a CDS encoding tetratricopeptide repeat protein: protein MKKALFLLIFLSITQAGYGSVWGNLRQGGKFYNDQKYGSALNSYTEVLKKNPNHQQALFNAGNAYYRLNEYTQAEEAYKKASQISEDYGQSALFNLGNTYYKAGKKEQAKQAFQAAILQDPSDKDAIHNLQLILQEEQQQNQQNNQNNNNNNNQNQNSDNQNQQNDDQQAQSPDQQNENHQGQLSKSDADRIMSMARENEQKSNSGSRGRPEKMVDKDW from the coding sequence ATGAAAAAAGCACTTTTTCTTCTTATCTTTCTTAGCATTACACAGGCCGGCTACGGCAGTGTGTGGGGAAACTTGCGGCAAGGCGGCAAATTTTACAATGATCAAAAATATGGCTCTGCTTTAAACAGTTATACTGAAGTTTTAAAGAAAAACCCCAATCACCAGCAAGCTCTTTTTAATGCCGGAAATGCATACTACCGTTTAAACGAGTACACGCAAGCGGAAGAAGCGTATAAAAAAGCGTCACAAATATCTGAAGACTACGGACAAAGTGCTTTGTTTAATTTAGGAAACACTTATTATAAAGCCGGCAAAAAAGAGCAGGCCAAACAGGCCTTTCAAGCCGCTATTCTGCAAGACCCTTCAGACAAAGATGCTATTCACAATTTACAGCTGATTTTGCAAGAAGAACAACAACAAAACCAACAAAACAATCAGAACAACAACAATAATAATAACCAAAATCAAAACTCTGATAATCAAAATCAGCAAAATGATGATCAGCAAGCGCAATCTCCCGATCAGCAAAATGAAAACCATCAGGGTCAATTAAGCAAAAGCGATGCCGACCGCATTATGTCTATGGCTAGAGAAAACGAACAAAAAAGTAATAGCGGTAGTCGCGGACGGCCTGAAAAAATGGTAGATAAGGATTGGTAA
- the miaB gene encoding tRNA (N6-isopentenyl adenosine(37)-C2)-methylthiotransferase MiaB → MKKLFIQTYGCQMNIADSEEMAAHLLERGYIPTENLEEADLALINTCTVRDHAEHRALSFLGRLRKWKRENPQRIIIFAGCAAQRLGESLKKTFPFLDLVCGAKEIDGFAELLDKSGLFTLDQAPAAQPPTSITGYVTIMRGCDFKCSYCIVPSVRGPIQCLPSAEILKNAALKAAQGYKEIVLLGQTVNAWKEDGKTFADLLNEVSALEGVERVRFVSPHPIFITPDFLKAVENNPKIARHIHLPVQSGSSKVLQEMKRGYNREILLEKLDALKERGFAISTDIIVGFPTETEADFQQTLSLVERVHFSAAYCFKYSPRQGTPAAEMTLFPEKILEERLDILLNKVKGLAESSYQAQLGKTVQILMQTPNKGRTSDNFWAQTRNSYPVGSVINTEVVGVEDTLLLTRD, encoded by the coding sequence ATGAAAAAACTTTTTATTCAAACTTACGGTTGCCAAATGAATATCGCTGATTCGGAAGAAATGGCGGCGCACTTGTTAGAGCGCGGCTATATTCCTACAGAAAATTTAGAAGAAGCGGATTTGGCACTTATCAATACCTGTACCGTACGGGACCATGCCGAACACCGCGCCCTTTCATTTTTAGGCCGGTTGAGAAAATGGAAACGTGAAAATCCCCAGCGTATTATTATTTTTGCCGGCTGCGCAGCACAACGTTTGGGTGAAAGCCTCAAAAAAACATTCCCTTTTTTAGATTTGGTTTGCGGAGCCAAAGAAATAGACGGCTTTGCCGAACTCTTGGACAAAAGCGGCCTTTTTACCTTAGACCAAGCGCCTGCCGCACAACCCCCCACCTCTATTACCGGTTATGTGACGATTATGCGCGGCTGTGATTTTAAATGCAGTTATTGTATTGTTCCTTCCGTACGCGGGCCTATACAATGCCTACCCTCTGCCGAAATTCTGAAAAATGCCGCTCTAAAAGCAGCACAGGGATATAAAGAAATTGTCCTTTTGGGTCAAACGGTCAATGCGTGGAAAGAAGATGGCAAAACCTTTGCTGATTTACTTAATGAAGTTTCTGCTCTTGAAGGTGTAGAGCGTGTGCGCTTTGTCAGTCCGCACCCTATTTTTATTACGCCTGATTTTTTAAAAGCGGTGGAAAACAATCCGAAAATCGCAAGACATATTCACTTGCCGGTGCAGAGCGGTTCCAGCAAAGTATTGCAAGAGATGAAGCGCGGATATAACCGGGAAATTTTACTGGAAAAATTAGACGCATTAAAAGAGCGCGGTTTTGCCATCAGTACAGATATTATCGTAGGCTTTCCGACAGAAACGGAAGCAGACTTCCAACAAACCCTTTCTTTAGTAGAACGGGTGCATTTCTCAGCGGCTTATTGCTTTAAATATTCCCCCCGTCAAGGAACACCGGCCGCCGAAATGACTCTTTTTCCAGAAAAAATACTGGAAGAAAGACTGGATATTTTGTTAAATAAAGTAAAGGGTTTGGCAGAAAGTTCCTACCAAGCACAACTGGGTAAAACCGTACAGATTTTAATGCAAACCCCCAACAAGGGACGTACGTCGGATAATTTTTGGGCGCAAACCCGAAACTCCTATCCGGTGGGAAGCGTAATCAATACCGAAGTAGTGGGCGTAGAAGACACATTACTTTTAACGAGGGATTAA
- the smpB gene encoding SsrA-binding protein SmpB — MNKKEGILVVCTNRKAFHDYFVLETFEAGLSLLGAEVKSIRQKEVSLDGAFVRIENGQASLLNMYVKPYKFNSLSEPDPVRARQLLLNKREIRKLYAGAEIKGQTVVPLEVYFKNGWAKVKLALAKGKHTYDKRESLKKKDLNREMEKGFKNSIRF; from the coding sequence ATGAATAAAAAAGAGGGTATCTTGGTAGTTTGTACAAATCGAAAAGCGTTTCACGACTATTTTGTTTTGGAAACGTTTGAGGCCGGTTTGTCTTTGCTTGGAGCAGAAGTGAAATCTATCCGTCAAAAAGAAGTCAGTTTGGATGGTGCTTTTGTGCGTATTGAAAATGGCCAAGCCTCTCTTTTGAATATGTATGTGAAACCTTATAAATTTAATTCTTTGTCTGAGCCGGACCCGGTGCGTGCGCGTCAATTGTTGTTAAACAAGCGTGAAATCCGCAAATTATATGCCGGAGCGGAAATAAAAGGTCAAACGGTGGTACCTTTAGAAGTTTATTTTAAAAACGGTTGGGCCAAAGTCAAGCTGGCTCTTGCTAAAGGTAAACATACCTACGACAAACGCGAAAGTTTAAAGAAAAAGGATCTAAACCGAGAAATGGAAAAAGGATTTAAAAATTCTATACGGTTTTGA
- a CDS encoding protein BatD has translation MWKLLLLSFCLWICPLSAQAALDLNGVSMTASVNKSVITMEDEIMLTVTIDGAAGNAVPMLPSMPNFNVYQSSFVQQTQNFHIITTYQYVLLPRFAGKATIGPITLEYGNKIYKTDPIKVEVYRSAQPVNKPQAQGMIDTSMTGKTNTTNKKKFAQAPPEMPPLERELYNRAARLGDKEYFMVAAVSNKKPYPNQTITLAVRFYYARPFMGTAPYTAPSINNLFMEEIGRAEGKQYIDGKSFIYTEIRYAVSAVTLGEASIGPATIKYVPETRINLSMFDKMFASMGQEPKTLQSNSISLQVIPIPALNQPKSFYGAVGSGYAISASVDREKVEAGDAINLTVKVSGSGNLKPTSDIKLPAMVGFKIYDVAATSGVVPSNGELKSYKIFKTVLVPSASGNYVVPALAWSFFDPTLKQYRTLYTDPIDIEVTPSTQEESGFDFSAQQDLGNGFRQLGRDILYLKSTIKPDTDNFLTRIGKMNWLIYVALAVLALVGFFALSDKKTWAQKHALAKAKAQLKNAYHEEVISDALSTYLQLRYQVHTGSLPLRDISAALKQKSCSAELVAQFETLWQKLDAARFAPVDMQGEGTHELARQALELIKDMDKESKK, from the coding sequence ATGTGGAAACTTCTTTTATTATCTTTTTGTTTATGGATATGTCCCCTTTCGGCACAAGCAGCCTTAGATTTAAACGGCGTATCCATGACCGCGTCTGTCAACAAATCAGTTATCACTATGGAAGATGAAATCATGTTGACGGTCACGATTGACGGAGCCGCAGGAAATGCGGTGCCGATGTTGCCCAGCATGCCCAATTTTAATGTTTATCAGAGTTCTTTTGTTCAACAAACTCAGAACTTTCACATTATTACCACATACCAATATGTTTTGTTGCCGCGTTTTGCCGGAAAAGCAACCATCGGCCCTATCACCTTAGAATATGGTAATAAAATCTACAAAACTGATCCCATTAAAGTTGAAGTATACCGTTCCGCCCAACCGGTAAATAAACCTCAAGCACAGGGGATGATTGATACATCCATGACGGGCAAAACCAACACAACCAACAAGAAAAAATTTGCCCAAGCCCCTCCTGAAATGCCGCCTTTGGAAAGAGAACTTTATAATCGGGCGGCTCGTTTGGGAGACAAAGAATATTTTATGGTAGCAGCCGTCAGCAACAAAAAACCCTATCCTAATCAAACAATTACCTTAGCGGTACGCTTTTATTACGCGCGTCCTTTTATGGGAACGGCTCCTTATACAGCTCCATCTATTAATAATTTATTTATGGAGGAAATCGGTCGTGCGGAAGGCAAACAATATATTGATGGAAAAAGTTTTATCTATACCGAAATCCGCTATGCAGTATCTGCCGTCACACTAGGGGAAGCCAGCATTGGCCCTGCCACCATTAAATATGTGCCGGAAACGCGGATAAACCTGTCCATGTTTGACAAAATGTTTGCCAGCATGGGGCAAGAACCTAAAACACTACAATCAAACTCCATTTCTTTACAGGTAATCCCGATACCAGCCTTAAATCAACCGAAAAGTTTTTATGGTGCTGTTGGCAGCGGGTATGCCATTTCTGCCTCTGTAGACCGCGAAAAAGTAGAAGCAGGAGATGCGATTAATCTAACCGTTAAAGTCAGCGGAAGCGGTAATCTTAAACCAACTTCCGATATCAAACTGCCGGCAATGGTCGGATTTAAAATTTATGATGTAGCCGCCACTTCCGGTGTTGTTCCCAGCAACGGCGAACTGAAAAGTTATAAAATTTTCAAGACTGTTTTGGTACCCTCCGCTTCCGGAAACTACGTTGTACCGGCTTTGGCTTGGTCCTTTTTTGATCCCACTCTTAAACAATATCGGACTTTATACACAGATCCCATTGATATCGAAGTGACCCCCAGCACACAGGAAGAAAGCGGTTTTGATTTTTCTGCACAACAAGATTTAGGCAACGGTTTTAGACAGTTGGGCAGAGATATTCTGTATTTAAAATCTACCATTAAACCTGATACGGATAATTTTTTAACCCGTATCGGAAAAATGAATTGGCTCATCTATGTAGCTTTGGCAGTATTGGCTTTGGTCGGATTTTTTGCTTTATCTGATAAAAAAACATGGGCACAAAAACATGCTTTGGCCAAAGCGAAAGCGCAATTAAAAAATGCTTATCATGAAGAAGTAATCTCAGATGCGCTCAGCACTTACTTACAGTTGCGCTATCAGGTGCATACGGGCAGTTTGCCGTTGCGAGATATTTCCGCTGCTTTAAAACAAAAATCTTGCTCTGCTGAGTTAGTCGCTCAATTTGAAACTTTATGGCAAAAATTAGACGCGGCCCGTTTTGCTCCGGTAGATATGCAAGGAGAGGGAACTCATGAATTGGCGCGCCAAGCCTTAGAACTGATAAAGGATATGGATAAGGAGAGTAAAAAATGA
- a CDS encoding VWA domain-containing protein: MELFEQPIYFLYFLGTLVAIAVVFWLGKNLKSRIIGKLFAPQAYQRLLGGEDLFKKLKVILFISAVFFLFSALAKPQWGLEIVKAEGNFIQTVIAIDVSASMRARDVQPDRLTSAKNMLRMLITHLKKERVGLIAFTSQAYIQCPITTDEEALKYFISSLHTDMMPSAGTSLAAPVKLASHMLAKYPGKKALILLTDGEDHEAQEIKEAQTVAQKEGIKIIAIGIGTPQGELIPQRTDVSGKVLEYKKDRSGKTIVTKLDEKSLASLASATEGVYIKYTTPAQVAEKVEQAMRNLDRSRSAASSRSGYKNRYQIPLAMAILCLAAWLLLPYKPKQSQKK, translated from the coding sequence ATGGAATTATTTGAACAACCTATCTATTTCTTGTACTTTCTAGGCACTTTAGTAGCCATAGCGGTCGTATTTTGGCTAGGTAAAAACCTAAAATCACGCATTATCGGTAAACTTTTTGCTCCACAGGCGTACCAACGTTTATTGGGCGGAGAAGATTTATTTAAAAAATTAAAAGTCATTTTGTTTATCAGCGCGGTTTTTTTCCTTTTTTCTGCACTGGCAAAACCGCAATGGGGATTAGAAATCGTAAAAGCGGAAGGGAACTTTATTCAAACCGTCATCGCTATAGACGTTTCAGCCTCTATGCGTGCTCGAGATGTGCAGCCTGACCGTTTGACCAGTGCCAAAAATATGCTCCGCATGCTGATTACTCATTTGAAAAAAGAACGCGTCGGCCTTATTGCCTTTACTTCTCAAGCCTATATTCAATGCCCCATTACCACCGATGAGGAGGCCTTAAAATATTTTATTTCTTCTTTGCATACAGATATGATGCCCTCTGCCGGCACTTCTTTGGCTGCACCGGTTAAACTAGCCTCTCACATGTTGGCTAAATATCCCGGTAAAAAAGCCTTGATTTTGTTAACCGACGGGGAAGACCATGAAGCACAAGAAATTAAAGAAGCCCAAACGGTAGCCCAAAAGGAAGGGATTAAAATTATTGCCATCGGCATAGGTACCCCGCAAGGAGAATTAATCCCACAAAGAACAGATGTTTCCGGCAAAGTATTGGAGTACAAAAAAGACCGTTCCGGAAAAACAATTGTCACTAAACTGGATGAAAAAAGTTTGGCTTCTTTGGCTTCGGCGACGGAAGGGGTGTATATTAAATACACTACCCCTGCTCAAGTGGCAGAAAAAGTGGAACAAGCCATGCGTAATTTGGACCGAAGCCGTTCGGCGGCATCTTCGCGCTCCGGGTATAAAAACCGTTATCAAATTCCATTGGCGATGGCTATTTTGTGTTTGGCAGCATGGTTATTGTTGCCTTATAAGCCCAAGCAGTCTCAAAAAAAGTAG
- a CDS encoding VWA domain-containing protein yields MFNSFFLISLAGLIISLLASIFLRRFARITGAAILLFTCTSILLLGGVIAEKITHGHFSFLQPTFLFLLLLPVLIFVLKLFCKQVFTKSIAYPLTHLFPSGLSFTTLANRYLPFLLSLAALSLFIIALARPVAINTTKLPPTQGIDIMMIIDGSASMSNQDFFPNRFVAAQKTAINFISKRFNDRIGLVVFARDVALSAPLTLDHDALQELVASLFVGIVNPQLTAIGDAVAVAAKHLKDSSAKSKVILLLTDGSNNAGTVDPILAAKSAAAYGIKVYTIATASPPGTNVFSSAEDEIDEGLLMNIAKETGGEFYRAKNELELQTIYDKINELEKTDFTQTDIVSRTDVYRPFLLVGLILLLLAFVLRKLIFIKVP; encoded by the coding sequence ATGTTTAATTCTTTCTTTCTTATATCCTTAGCAGGGCTTATAATATCACTGCTGGCCTCTATATTTTTACGTCGTTTTGCACGCATAACGGGGGCGGCTATTTTACTTTTTACTTGCACCAGCATATTACTGTTGGGCGGTGTAATTGCGGAAAAGATAACACACGGGCACTTTAGTTTTTTACAACCGACTTTCCTTTTTTTATTACTACTGCCTGTTCTGATTTTTGTCTTAAAATTATTTTGCAAGCAGGTTTTTACAAAATCCATTGCCTATCCGCTGACTCATCTTTTTCCAAGCGGACTTTCTTTTACGACATTAGCCAACCGATACTTACCGTTCTTACTTAGTTTGGCTGCTTTAAGTTTGTTTATTATTGCGTTGGCGCGCCCTGTAGCGATTAACACCACCAAACTCCCCCCCACGCAGGGAATTGATATTATGATGATCATAGACGGCTCTGCCAGCATGTCTAATCAAGACTTCTTTCCCAATCGTTTTGTGGCTGCCCAAAAAACCGCTATTAATTTTATTAGCAAGCGTTTTAATGACCGTATAGGCCTTGTTGTCTTTGCGCGAGACGTGGCATTATCAGCACCGCTAACTTTAGACCATGATGCCTTGCAAGAGTTGGTGGCTTCTTTGTTTGTCGGTATCGTCAATCCTCAGCTGACCGCTATCGGAGATGCTGTAGCAGTAGCGGCTAAACATTTAAAAGACAGTTCCGCCAAAAGCAAAGTAATTTTACTACTAACGGACGGTTCTAACAATGCCGGAACGGTGGATCCCATATTGGCAGCCAAATCTGCCGCTGCTTATGGTATCAAAGTTTATACTATTGCCACCGCCAGCCCGCCGGGCACAAACGTATTTTCCAGCGCGGAAGATGAAATTGACGAAGGCTTGCTGATGAACATCGCCAAAGAAACAGGTGGTGAATTTTACCGCGCCAAAAACGAGCTTGAATTGCAAACCATTTACGACAAAATTAATGAATTGGAAAAAACCGATTTCACCCAAACCGATATTGTCAGCCGAACCGATGTGTATCGTCCGTTCTTGTTAGTGGGGTTGATATTATTGCTTTTGGCATTTGTTTTACGCAAATTGATATTTATTAAGGTGCCCTAA
- a CDS encoding D-sedoheptulose 7-phosphate isomerase: MFIHKEADELIAAITYVKENLAGQVETLASQIITAFKNGKKVILMGNGGSAADAQHIAAEFVGRFKKERKSFPALALNTNTSTLTAVGNDYSYDVVFSRQIDGFAQEGDVVIGISTSGNSKNVELALELAKERGCYTAALLGKDGGTIKNKVDLPIVVKWPNTPRVQECHIFIGHSVCDLVDQAF, encoded by the coding sequence ATGTTTATACACAAAGAAGCTGATGAATTAATTGCCGCTATTACCTATGTAAAAGAGAATTTAGCCGGCCAAGTGGAAACATTGGCCAGTCAAATTATCACTGCTTTTAAGAACGGAAAAAAAGTAATTTTAATGGGAAATGGCGGAAGCGCAGCAGATGCGCAACACATCGCCGCTGAGTTTGTGGGACGTTTTAAAAAAGAACGCAAATCTTTTCCGGCTCTTGCCTTAAATACCAATACCTCTACTTTAACAGCTGTGGGAAATGACTATAGTTATGACGTTGTCTTTTCTCGCCAGATTGACGGTTTTGCCCAAGAGGGAGACGTAGTCATCGGTATTTCCACTTCCGGCAATAGTAAAAATGTAGAGTTGGCCTTAGAGTTGGCCAAAGAGCGCGGTTGCTATACGGCGGCCTTGTTGGGTAAAGATGGCGGAACTATTAAAAACAAAGTAGATTTGCCGATAGTGGTAAAATGGCCCAATACACCCCGTGTACAAGAGTGTCATATTTTTATCGGTCACAGTGTATGTGACTTGGTGGACCAAGCGTTTTAG